The Urbifossiella limnaea nucleotide sequence CGCGCGATCTCGAGCTCCGGGAACGGCGACGGCGAGTCGAAGAGCCCGTCGTCCTCGCCCGTCAGGTGCTTGCGGAAGAACGACAGCAAGTACGTGTTGAGAATCCGCATCGCACGGTCCGGGCGGATGGAGCCGGCCGGCAGGTCGTGAACGGGTCGGAGCCTTCGGATCGGCGAGAAGTACGCGGCGTCGCCGAAGTTGACGTGCAGCCCGCCGCGGAGGACGCCGTAGTGCCCCCGGACCCGGGCCAGGCCGCTGCGGATGCCGGAGAAGTTCTCGACGTACACCGTGTGCCGCCGTCGGACGGCGTCGTTCCGGGCGTTTGCCACGTCGGCCTGGGTCGGCTCCGGGACGTCCTCGGTGATGAAGACAAACGGCTTCCCGGGGCCCTCGACCAGGGACCGGCCGAAGATGAAGCCGTCGAGGTTGAACCCGGCCGCGACCCGGGAGTCGAGGAGGCAAGCCTCGGCCGACACCGCCCCGCCGAATGAGTGGCCGAACATACCGATGCGCGACGTGTCCAGCCGGCCGGTAAAGATGCCCCCCGGGTCGGCACGGTCCAGCCGCCCGACCTCGTCGAGGACGAACCGGGCGTCGGCGACCCGGACGGTCAACGTGTCCTCGATCGTTCGGCGGGTCGCCGCGAGCGTCTCCTCGGTCGCGTAGTCGAGGAATTCGGGAAACACGGTGCGGGCCTCCCGGCCGTCGGGGAACACGACCCGGTCGGTGAAATACGGGTGGTCGATGCCGACGACGACGAACCCGTGGCTGGCCAGCTCCTCCGCCTGGGTGGTGTTGTCCCCCCGGCAGCCGCCCCACGACGGCGCGAAGACGACGACGGGGTGGCGGCCCGGGTCGGTCGCCACGGGCACGCCGTACGCCGCGTGCGTCCGTACCAGCGACAGGTGACGGGACAGGAACGTCGTTTCCGCCGACTGCCGGTACGGGTGACCCGGGCCGGGCCTCTCGGCTGGGTACCACACCTGAATCATCAGCTCGCGCCGCCCGTCCGGGCGGTCCGTGCGCGGGTCCGCACGGGCGGGGTCGACGCGGTGGAGGGTCACCGTGCCGACCGGGTAGCGGCCGGTCGGCTTTGGGAGATCGAAGACCGGAAACGCGGCCGCGAGACCGGCGGCGGCGGCCAGCAGCCCGAGGCCGACCGCGGCGCCCGCCGGTCCCACCTCCAGGCGCGGGGGTCCGGGCCACACGCAGGTGAGGAAAACGTATCCTACCGTCAGGTAGGCCGGGACGAGGTGCCACCGCCAACCCTCGGTCGCGACGTGAGCGACCAGCAACGCCGTTGCGACAGCCGACAGGACCCGGACCCACGCCGGCAGGTCGCGGTGCGACAGGCACCAGAGCAGGACGGGAGCGGTCGCGGCCCAGAACGCGATCTCAAGTGGTCTCACCGGAGCACCCGTGGTTGGAAATACTAACCGGGGGTGATCGTCCCGGCCCGTGTCGTCGATCGGCCGTCCAACTGCTTAATCGGGAGGCGTCCCAGTGAGTCGGCCTGTGGATCACCCGCATTTGAATCGCTCCCCGCTCGTGCTCGCCAGGGCTGCGTTCAACTCGGTACTCGGACGATTTCACCTCCGCGAATACTACCACCGCGGGGCCTTCGCGACCTACCAGGAGGCGCTGGCCGCGGTGAGGCCCGGGCTGCTGGCGGGGTACGACAACGACGGCGTGGCCGATGTCTCGTTCGAGAAGATGTGCCGCATCGCCCTGTGGGACTGGCCGGTCCTGTACTGGCTCCGGCGACTCATCCCCGAGTCCCGGTGCGTGTTGGACGCCGGGGGGCACCAGGGGACCAAGTTCCGGGCGTTCGGCGGCCACCTCGAACTGGACGGGCGCCTCAGGTGGGTGGTGTACGACGTCCCCGCGGTCGTCCGGGCCGGCCGCGCGAGGACCGAGCGGGACGGCCTGAGAGGACTGGAGTTCGTCGACTCCCTCGACGCCGCACCGGAGGCTGATATTTTCTTGGCCTCCGGCCTCCTGCAATACCTCGACGTTCCGCTCGGGCAACTGCTTGGCCGCCTCCCGGCCCGGCCGCGGCACCTCCTCCTGAACAAGGTGGCGACACGGGAGGGGCCGACGGTGGTGACCCTGGAGCGGTTCCCGCGGGCCGAGGTACCATACCAGATCCGCAACCGGGCCGAGTTTCTGTCGGCCCTCGATGCCGCCGGGTACGACGTGGTGGACGAGTGGGAGATCCCGAACCTGGCGCACGAAATTCCGACCCACCCGCACCTCGGGAAGTCGACTAGTCGGGGGTGGTACGCCGTTCGCCGCTCGTGAGTCAACGGGTGGGGAAAGGCTTACCGCACCCCATCGCCGTCGGCTCCTTTCACGGGCGGGAACTACCCAACCGAGACCGTCGTTCACGGCGGACGTAGTAATCAGAAGCATATTTGACAAGAAAGTGCGTGGGCCGGCGCGATTTTTCGAGGGGTCGGTTGCCAACTCGGGTCGAAGAGGCGAGAATGAAAATGGGATGAATTGTGGGTGCGAACGGCGTGGCTGAGTCCACCCGGTTCGCCATGTCAGACCGCTGTGTGGCACAAGCGATTTCCTTGGCGCCTGGTTGTCGGTCGCTCACTCGGTACCGTTCTACTCGCCCCGGACCATTGTCGTCCGCGACTCCCGTCCGCTTTCCACGTCCGTTCCGGAGGCACGCGTGACCGCCAAGCCTACCGATGCCGACGTCTCCTCGTCCACACCCCTTCCACCCGTCGCCGAAGTCTCTTCGCCGACACCCCTGCCGCCCGACGTCGCCCCCATCTCGCGGGCAATCCAGACGACCACCTGCGACCGGGTCCAGCGGTCGTTGGAGGGATACGTTGGTGGCGGCCTCAGCGAAGTGGAACGGGTGGGCCTCGCGTTTCATCTGTCCCTGTGCACGACCTGCAAGATCGTGGCAGACGAGTACCTCGAGATCGTCCGGCTGGCAGGCACCCTCCGCCCCGCGGACCCGCCCCCCGATGTGGAGGCCCGACTCCGCAAGTTCATCGGCCGGGCGATCGGCCGGCCCGATACCGGTAACAGGTAATTGGCTACCCGCGGGCGGGCACGAACGCGGGCATTTCGGGGACGGTCTCGTCCATCGCCCCGCACCCGGGCTGGGCGGTGGCCGACTGGACTCCGCACAACAGGCGGGACGCGGCGGCCACGGATAGGGCCGGTCGC carries:
- a CDS encoding methyltransferase, TIGR04325 family; its protein translation is MNRSPLVLARAAFNSVLGRFHLREYYHRGAFATYQEALAAVRPGLLAGYDNDGVADVSFEKMCRIALWDWPVLYWLRRLIPESRCVLDAGGHQGTKFRAFGGHLELDGRLRWVVYDVPAVVRAGRARTERDGLRGLEFVDSLDAAPEADIFLASGLLQYLDVPLGQLLGRLPARPRHLLLNKVATREGPTVVTLERFPRAEVPYQIRNRAEFLSALDAAGYDVVDEWEIPNLAHEIPTHPHLGKSTSRGWYAVRRS
- a CDS encoding zf-HC2 domain-containing protein; this translates as MTAKPTDADVSSSTPLPPVAEVSSPTPLPPDVAPISRAIQTTTCDRVQRSLEGYVGGGLSEVERVGLAFHLSLCTTCKIVADEYLEIVRLAGTLRPADPPPDVEARLRKFIGRAIGRPDTGNR
- a CDS encoding alpha/beta hydrolase family protein yields the protein MRPLEIAFWAATAPVLLWCLSHRDLPAWVRVLSAVATALLVAHVATEGWRWHLVPAYLTVGYVFLTCVWPGPPRLEVGPAGAAVGLGLLAAAAGLAAAFPVFDLPKPTGRYPVGTVTLHRVDPARADPRTDRPDGRRELMIQVWYPAERPGPGHPYRQSAETTFLSRHLSLVRTHAAYGVPVATDPGRHPVVVFAPSWGGCRGDNTTQAEELASHGFVVVGIDHPYFTDRVVFPDGREARTVFPEFLDYATEETLAATRRTIEDTLTVRVADARFVLDEVGRLDRADPGGIFTGRLDTSRIGMFGHSFGGAVSAEACLLDSRVAAGFNLDGFIFGRSLVEGPGKPFVFITEDVPEPTQADVANARNDAVRRRHTVYVENFSGIRSGLARVRGHYGVLRGGLHVNFGDAAYFSPIRRLRPVHDLPAGSIRPDRAMRILNTYLLSFFRKHLTGEDDGLFDSPSPFPELEIARLADGGR